A genomic segment from uncultured Alistipes sp. encodes:
- a CDS encoding ATP-grasp fold amidoligase family protein: protein MESLNKFISRIVSKLSPRMHFCLAYYHHRHKWPNLNKPKDLSELWIKRLLDGRINQYYQLADKYLVREYVKQCGCADILTGLVKCYSTSDELVYSELPQKFALKANWGAGMNLICTDKSQYTENDLRNQIGQWLASPKFAFSERHYNLISRKVICEEFIDDGTGGFPIDYKFICLNGEIKAILVCNDRESGHADYIPYDINWKPLFDYCIATHKESELVSRPANLTQMLECAKKLASGIDMIRVDLYSNGSRIWFGEMTLTPDGCIFRRWTQKAIDEMGAYYRTHKIPTHETKHQATN, encoded by the coding sequence ATGGAATCATTGAATAAGTTTATATCGAGAATTGTATCAAAATTATCTCCAAGGATGCACTTCTGCTTAGCATATTATCACCATCGGCACAAATGGCCTAATCTGAACAAGCCGAAAGATCTTTCAGAGCTATGGATCAAGAGATTGCTTGATGGTCGCATCAACCAATATTATCAACTTGCAGATAAATATTTAGTTCGTGAATATGTGAAACAATGTGGGTGTGCTGACATATTAACTGGTCTGGTTAAATGTTATTCCACAAGCGATGAACTTGTCTATTCAGAATTACCTCAAAAATTTGCACTCAAGGCAAATTGGGGAGCAGGAATGAATCTAATCTGCACTGACAAATCTCAATATACAGAAAATGATCTTCGTAATCAAATTGGCCAATGGCTTGCATCACCAAAATTCGCGTTTTCAGAACGCCATTATAATTTGATTTCAAGAAAAGTTATATGTGAAGAATTTATAGATGATGGCACAGGGGGCTTCCCTATAGATTATAAGTTTATCTGTCTCAATGGAGAAATCAAGGCAATTCTCGTTTGCAATGATCGTGAATCCGGCCATGCTGATTATATCCCTTACGATATCAACTGGAAGCCGTTGTTTGATTACTGTATAGCAACACACAAAGAAAGCGAATTAGTAAGCCGACCTGCCAATCTGACACAAATGCTTGAATGTGCGAAAAAACTGGCATCAGGAATAGATATGATCAGAGTTGACCTCTATTCAAATGGGAGCAGAATCTGGTTTGGCGAAATGACGCTTACTCCAGATGGCTGTATTTTCCGCAGATGGACACAGAAAGCTATAGATGAAATGGGGGCATATTACAGAACACATAAAATTCCGACACATGAAACTAAGCATCAAGCAACTAATTAA
- a CDS encoding sugar-transfer associated ATP-grasp domain-containing protein gives MKLSIKQLIKSNYLGKQIYWYYRLKRDSKIVFKNFGIRANFAVEFKKIRAAHSLFGWLPDEFYLYHYESLSNAERQAFICEDEHVVVADFLNTAEARTILGDKWNTYKEFCTFFDRKACCITNKPQEKEEWDTLYDLFDTYGKLIIKPLDGSFGKGIQIVECTSDKKSLKQRLQTYYPKGFIAEEIIKQDERMAVLHEKSVNTLRIHTICFDGDVTIFHPYIRIGRKNNIVDNAGSGGVFTSCDPETGEILTVVDEFGNTYTNHPDTGFPLVGFKVPCWNKAFQTAKELALHNPNIHYAGWDLALTKGTWVLIEGNPRAQFLFQISEQKGFRQEFHNILNKYGKVYKTRY, from the coding sequence ATGAAACTAAGCATCAAGCAACTAATTAAGTCAAATTATTTGGGGAAACAAATATACTGGTATTATAGATTAAAACGAGATTCCAAAATAGTCTTCAAGAATTTTGGAATTAGGGCTAATTTTGCCGTAGAATTTAAGAAGATAAGAGCAGCTCACTCACTTTTCGGATGGCTTCCTGATGAGTTCTACTTATATCATTATGAATCCTTGTCAAATGCAGAACGCCAAGCCTTTATTTGTGAAGACGAGCATGTTGTTGTTGCTGATTTTTTGAATACAGCAGAAGCAAGAACAATTCTCGGCGACAAATGGAATACATATAAAGAATTTTGCACATTCTTCGATCGAAAAGCATGCTGCATTACCAACAAACCTCAGGAGAAAGAGGAATGGGACACTCTTTACGACCTTTTCGACACATATGGCAAATTAATAATTAAGCCTCTTGATGGTTCTTTTGGAAAAGGAATTCAAATTGTAGAATGCACCTCTGACAAAAAGTCATTAAAGCAGAGGTTACAGACCTATTACCCTAAAGGATTCATCGCAGAAGAAATTATCAAGCAAGACGAGCGCATGGCTGTATTACATGAAAAATCAGTCAACACATTACGAATCCATACCATTTGTTTTGATGGGGATGTAACCATATTCCACCCATACATACGTATTGGTAGAAAGAATAACATTGTTGATAATGCCGGTAGTGGAGGAGTCTTCACGTCTTGCGATCCCGAAACTGGTGAAATATTAACTGTGGTCGATGAATTCGGCAATACATACACCAACCATCCAGACACAGGGTTTCCTTTAGTCGGCTTCAAGGTTCCTTGCTGGAACAAAGCTTTCCAAACAGCAAAAGAATTGGCTCTACACAATCCTAATATTCATTATGCAGGTTGGGACTTAGCCCTTACAAAAGGGACATGGGTATTGATAGAAGGGAACCCTCGTGCGCAATTTCTTTTCCAGATTTCAGAGCAGAAAGGATTCCGTCAAGAATTTCATAATATCCTAAATAAATATGGTAAAGTCTACAAAACAAGGTACTAG
- a CDS encoding glycosyltransferase: MVKSTKQGTSTHKICVIYNTAPRYREAVFRAIDKEYDCDWYFGKTKSDIKEMDTSLLKNVTYYKTYGNPQKWYWKRNYLRLLFRRDYKNYLILPETRSISDWIFFILAYTFFRKKHFYLWTHGWYGKESGYEAKMKLWLYRNASGTFVYGDRAKMLLIEQGIPQEKLFVIHNSLDYDIQKVLRENIKTSSIYNDHFQNSSPTIIFIGRLTKVKKLDMIVDALARLRNKGEKYNMVFVGDGSESDNLKVKVKSLDLNDQVWFYGASYDEKTNAELIYNADLCVSPGNVGLTAMHALIFGCPVITHNCFEWQMPEYEAIHAGETGDFFKMDDIDDLIATISKWFAVKSDKREEVRNACFKEIDTNWNPYYQMDIIKKNIKF; the protein is encoded by the coding sequence ATGGTAAAGTCTACAAAACAAGGTACTAGTACGCATAAAATCTGTGTTATATATAATACAGCTCCTCGCTACAGAGAGGCTGTATTCCGCGCAATTGACAAAGAATATGATTGCGATTGGTACTTTGGTAAAACAAAGTCAGATATCAAGGAAATGGATACGTCATTACTAAAGAATGTGACGTATTACAAAACATACGGTAATCCCCAGAAATGGTATTGGAAGCGCAATTATTTGCGACTGCTTTTCAGAAGAGACTACAAGAATTATTTAATTCTTCCCGAAACGCGTTCTATCAGCGATTGGATCTTTTTTATATTAGCATACACTTTTTTTAGAAAAAAACATTTCTACCTATGGACCCACGGATGGTACGGTAAAGAGTCTGGATATGAGGCAAAGATGAAACTCTGGCTATATCGCAATGCATCAGGTACATTTGTGTATGGTGATCGCGCCAAAATGTTACTAATCGAACAAGGTATTCCTCAGGAGAAACTCTTTGTCATCCACAACTCTCTAGACTATGACATTCAAAAAGTTCTTCGTGAAAATATTAAAACGTCGAGTATCTACAATGATCATTTCCAGAACAGTTCTCCCACTATCATTTTCATTGGCCGTTTAACCAAGGTAAAGAAACTTGACATGATAGTGGATGCTCTTGCTCGTCTTCGCAACAAAGGAGAAAAGTACAATATGGTATTTGTGGGAGATGGTAGCGAAAGCGATAACCTAAAAGTAAAAGTCAAAAGCCTTGATTTGAATGATCAAGTTTGGTTTTACGGCGCTAGTTATGATGAAAAGACCAATGCAGAACTCATCTATAATGCAGACCTTTGTGTTTCTCCAGGCAATGTCGGATTAACTGCAATGCACGCTTTAATCTTTGGATGTCCCGTCATTACTCATAATTGTTTTGAATGGCAGATGCCTGAATATGAAGCCATTCATGCAGGCGAAACCGGCGATTTTTTTAAAATGGATGATATAGATGATTTGATTGCTACTATCAGCAAATGGTTTGCAGTGAAATCTGACAAACGAGAAGAAGTTCGCAATGCTTGTTTCAAAGAGATAGACACCAACTGGAATCCATATTACCAGATGGACATAATCAAGAAAAATATCAAGTTCTAA
- a CDS encoding CatB-related O-acetyltransferase → MTLSYLYARFFKKILRGKSILNSQIDKTAKIYSGTEFYDSSIGRYSYIGYDSEVHSCDIGSFCSIANGFVVGGAKHPLNWVSTSPVFYNVGGGTGVHLGDLNIEPLKRTTIGHDVWIGNRVTIMQGVTIGTGAAIGAGTIVTKDVPPYAIVAGCPAKVIRYRFDVVTIEKLLKSKWWELDDMTLKTLSGLVSTPEEFLKNLDKIA, encoded by the coding sequence ATGACTCTAAGTTATTTATATGCTAGGTTCTTCAAAAAAATACTGCGTGGAAAGTCGATCCTGAACAGTCAGATAGATAAGACTGCCAAGATCTACTCCGGCACGGAGTTCTACGATTCTTCCATAGGTCGTTATTCATATATCGGTTATGATAGTGAAGTTCATTCATGCGATATTGGTTCCTTCTGTAGTATAGCCAACGGCTTTGTAGTAGGAGGTGCAAAGCATCCGTTAAATTGGGTTAGCACCTCACCAGTCTTTTACAATGTAGGTGGTGGAACCGGAGTTCATCTTGGTGATCTTAATATCGAACCTCTCAAGCGTACAACTATTGGCCATGATGTATGGATTGGCAATCGAGTAACCATCATGCAAGGTGTAACTATTGGAACAGGGGCAGCTATTGGAGCTGGAACAATCGTCACGAAAGATGTACCTCCCTATGCAATAGTGGCAGGTTGCCCCGCAAAAGTAATTAGATACCGCTTTGACGTTGTAACGATTGAGAAATTGCTGAAATCGAAATGGTGGGAGTTGGATGACATGACCCTAAAAACGTTGTCTGGGCTGGTATCTACCCCTGAAGAGTTCTTGAAGAATTTAGATAAAATAGCATAA
- a CDS encoding glycosyltransferase family 4 protein: MKILIVSQYYNPEQFQINDIAPELVKRGHEVTVLCGVPNYPKGVAFTGYENEESRVNKEKEYQKLTGVRVVHVDQTPRGNGSLKLIRNYISFALSSKKKVKEMIADGEKYDVILGYQLSPITSMFATLEYKKLAGTPVVFYTLDLWPVSAEGMLKSKKNPLMWPINKISRKLYQAADRILVTSRPFIDYLHKVNGVPMERMAYLPQHADMAMLDMDMTADNNGVADFMFAGNIGKGQRADVIIKAAKILGKRKDYKIHMVGDGRMREELEQIVRTEGLEENVVFYGNQKRNEMPKFYKMADVLLITLRGNNEVGDTIPGKMQMYMTTGKTILGAINGGAKEVIREAHCGSCVPAGDYEGLARLMQTYIENPRDFDQCGTNAREYFKKHFTLEHYMNGLERELQSVIKN, encoded by the coding sequence ATGAAGATACTGATAGTGTCGCAATACTATAATCCCGAGCAGTTCCAGATTAATGATATTGCACCGGAATTAGTGAAGCGAGGACACGAGGTTACTGTACTTTGTGGCGTGCCGAACTACCCCAAAGGAGTGGCATTCACTGGCTATGAGAATGAAGAAAGCAGAGTAAATAAAGAGAAAGAATACCAAAAGCTGACGGGAGTACGAGTGGTACATGTGGATCAGACACCAAGAGGTAACGGATCTCTGAAACTAATCAGAAATTATATTTCTTTCGCATTGTCCAGTAAGAAAAAAGTGAAAGAGATGATAGCTGATGGAGAGAAATACGATGTTATTCTTGGCTACCAGTTGAGTCCTATCACCTCGATGTTTGCAACTCTGGAATACAAAAAGTTAGCGGGTACACCAGTGGTATTCTATACATTAGACCTGTGGCCTGTATCTGCTGAAGGAATGCTCAAGAGCAAAAAGAACCCACTGATGTGGCCAATAAACAAGATAAGTCGAAAATTGTATCAAGCCGCTGATCGAATATTGGTAACATCTCGCCCGTTTATCGACTATTTACACAAAGTGAACGGTGTACCGATGGAACGAATGGCATATCTGCCACAACATGCTGATATGGCTATGCTGGATATGGACATGACGGCTGATAATAACGGAGTGGCAGATTTCATGTTTGCCGGAAACATAGGCAAAGGGCAACGAGCCGATGTAATCATCAAGGCAGCAAAGATTCTTGGCAAACGCAAAGACTATAAGATCCATATGGTAGGCGATGGTCGGATGCGAGAGGAATTAGAGCAAATTGTACGAACAGAAGGATTAGAAGAGAATGTAGTCTTCTACGGTAATCAGAAGCGTAATGAGATGCCTAAATTCTACAAAATGGCAGACGTGTTACTTATCACCCTCCGTGGTAACAACGAGGTTGGCGACACCATCCCGGGCAAAATGCAAATGTATATGACCACAGGCAAAACAATCCTTGGAGCCATCAACGGTGGAGCTAAAGAGGTCATCAGAGAGGCGCACTGTGGCAGTTGTGTGCCGGCCGGAGACTATGAAGGATTAGCCAGGCTGATGCAGACCTACATTGAAAATCCACGAGACTTTGACCAATGCGGCACAAATGCACGTGAATATTTCAAAAAACATTTCACTTTGGAGCATTACATGAATGGTCTCGAACGTGAATTACAAAGTGTCATCAAGAACTAA